The Reichenbachiella carrageenanivorans region ACATCCGATCTGCCGCCGGGTAATCACAGGCACAGGGACATTACAATCAAAACTCTTCAAGGTTTATCACGACATTCACCTTGTGAATCTGATTAGTTTTCTGATGTTTCAGTAATAACATTGGAGAGTTTAAGACCATCTCCAACTGTGGCAGCGAAAGTTTAATCCTTTTTCTTTTCTTCTTTGTCTTCCTGTCCTTTCACTAGCTCACCATCTTCCAGTTTTTTGGAAACAGCCAAGTATGGCCCAGTAATAACCTGATCAGATTCTGTAAGGCCTTCTAGAATTTCAATATTATCAAAGTCGCTGATTCCCGTTTTGACCACCCGAAGCTTGGCTACACCATCTTCATTAACGAAAACAACTTCCTTCAAATCCTCCTCACGATTTCTTTTAGAGGCTTTATCATCTGCACTTTCTTCCTCTTCTACCTTAGGTACTCGTGTAGTTACTGCACCTAATGGCACAGATAAAATCCCTCTTTTCGTATTGGTCACGATGTCTACACTGGCAGTCATTCCTGGGCGAAAAGGCACCTTATTGTTGGCTACTAAATCTTGATAGGAGCTATTCAAAATTCTGATTTTTACTTCAAATTCGGTGACTGCATCTGGTGATGCCTTTTCATTGGCAGTATTGGCAATAGCCGTCACCCGCCCTTTAAATTTCTTATCAAGGTAGGAGTAAGCATCTACATCGATTTCTACCTCATTGCCCACGGACACACGCACGATGTCGTTTTCATTGACATCCACACGCACTTCCATATGCCCCAAATCCGCGATACGCATCATCTCTGTACCAGCCATCTGCGAAGTACCCACTACGCGCTCACCTTTTTCTACACCCAACTTCGACACGATGCCTCCCATAGGTGCTGTGATGGTGGTAAACATCAAATTTTCATTGGCCTCTTTCACACTGGCCATCGCACTCTGTACGATGTACTTGGAAGCCTCTACACCTTTCTCTGCGGATTTCAAATCCTGTGCTGCTATTTTAAAGTTGGCTTCTGCCAATTCCATATCTGCATTGGATATCGCTTTAGAATCGTGTAATTTCTTTTGTCGGTTATATTCTAATTCTGAACGATTAAAAGAAGCTTGAGCCGACGCCAATCGAGCTTCAGCATCGGCCAGATTGGCACGTTGCTGGTTGAGCGAAGCACGAGTTCTATCCAAAGCCGATTTAAGGTTATCTGGTTTTAGTTTGATCAATACATCTCCTACAGCTACCGAATCACCTTCTTCTACATTCAATTCGATGATCTCCGCAGACACCTCTGGACTTATCTTCACCTCTACGATCGGCTGAATCATACCCGAAGCACTGACCTGCTCAGTAATGTCTACTTTTTTAGCTTCACCCATTGTGACTTGCATTCTTTCACGCTCACCTATCCAACCATTCTTTTTCCCGATCATTAGGAATACGATCAATACCAATGCACCACCAATCAAGCCATAGATCAGTTTATTGTTGTTGTTTTTCTTAGCCATGAGTTTATAATGTAATGGGTTTACCTAGATAGAAGTCTAGAATTTTTTGTTTAAAAATGAAATCAAATTTAGCTCGAACCAAATCCGATTTGGCCATATACAGGTTGTTATTGGCCACTTGATAATCCACGAAATTGACCGCGCCCAGATTGAACTGATTTTCTATCACTCGAAAAGCCTCTTCGAGTGCTTCCACTTGCTTTTGATTCGCAGTGTGTGTTTTAGAAGCTGCAACCATGTCGTTGTAGGCTGTTTCTATATTTTGACGCAGTTGGTTTCTCACTTCCTGCGAAGCCACCTCTGCCCGGTACTTACTGAGCATGGAGCGTTGCACATCGGCACGAGTTCTCAATTTGTTGAATATCGGGATGGTCAAGTTCAACCCGACGTTTTTTTCCATGTTTTCCTTGAATTGCTCTCCGACAGGGAAACTATCTTCAGTATCTACCACATTGGGCACATTCACATCTGAAACTACCTTTTCGCCAGTACTCGGCAAATAGCCGATGGGTACAGTATCAGGTACAGTACCGTCATATATGTCACGTGGCCTATTTGCAACACTCGAATAGATGGTTTTGAACCCCGCCGAAACTGACAGCGTAGGCGAATATGCGCCCTTAGAGATTTTATAATTCAGCTCTGCCTCTACGATTCTAAGTTCGGCGCTTTCAATCTCTGGCATCACTCCTTCTGAGGTTTTATATATCTCATCGGGCGTCATCAGTGCCGTTTCACTCGGCTGCAGTTCCAACTCAGGAACCTCTATCTCGAAAGGATCACCCGAAGGGATCAAAAGTGATTGTTTGAGATTCAATATGGCTAGATTATAACTATTCTCCGCATTGATCACATTTACCTCATTGCTTGCAGACTGTGCTTGCAAGTCGAGCAGATTGGTGACAGGTAGTGCACCAGCATCTACCATTTTCTTCGTACGATCGAGTTGCTGATTGGTGCTATTCAACTGATATTCGGCATTGGCCAAGAGCTCTTGGTTAAAGATCACATTTAGATACAAAGTGGCCACATTCATCCCCACATCATTTTTAGCTTTTTCGAGGTCTGCCTCTGATGCCGCATAGTTGACTTCCGCTTGCTTGATGCTATTGTGAATCTGCATCCCGTTAAACACAGTCAGATTACTACGTCCGTTGATGTTGGAAGAGTTATTTTTTTGTGTCGTAAAATTGTTGGTCGTAGGATCTATCGATCGTCCCCAGCTGACGCCATAGCTGGCTCCCATATTGAAATCAGGCAATCGTTCCAAGTGTGACTGATTCTTAGTCACTTCGCTCACCTTTAGATCCAACTCACTGCGCTGGATCGTTAGGTTTTTTTCATAAGCAATATTGATACACTCGTCGAGCGAATACTGGTAATCCTGAGCCCATGCTTGGCTGATACTCAAGCTTGCAAAAGCAAGAGCCAGCATCCATTTTGGTCGGTTATTATTCATTATGTTTTACTTATCAATGTCTGGGATATATATGACGTTTTTTATCCATTTCAAATGGCGCAAGTACTGCAAGGTGATTTCATTAAGACCTGAGTCCATCTCTAAAATCTGACAGGCAAGATCATGTTTTCCCTTTCGAGAAACGGTCATGGTCGCGATATTACAATCATCGTGAGCGATCACGCTGGTGATAAAGGTAATACTGCCAGGCACATCATCGGCTTCTATGATGATGGTGTGCAAATTGGCCGAAAAGCCCGCAGTGAATCCATTCACTTCTACTATCTTGACCACTCCACCACCTCTACTCTCACCTACCATATCTATGACTTGGTCTCCTTTTTTCAGTTTCACCTGAATGGTGTTTGGGTGTCTGGTCGAAGCGTTGCCCACCGATTTAAACTTATACTTGAGTCCTGCTTTTTTCGCCTCCTCAAAGGAGGTCTTGATGCGCTTGTCGTCCGTCTTATAATCCAACAAACCTGCTATGATGGCTCGGTCGCTGCCGTGTCCCTCATAGGTTCTGGCGAAGGAATTATAAAAAACAATTTCGGCCTCATCTGGAATACCTCCAAGCAACCTGATGGCTACTCTAGCGATCCTAACTACTCCTGCTGTATGAGAACTAGACGGACCGATCATTACGGGGCCGATCATATCGAATACACTACTTTTTTCCACTTTATTGTTTTGGGTGCATCATCCTAACATACGGTTTAACCCACAACTCATACAATCGAGTGCATGGCTAAATCCTAACATCAGATGATTAGTTGTCTGAATGAAAAATTTATTACGACAAGTTAAAATTTCTATTCAGAAAAATGGAATAGTGAGCCTAAGGATATGAGCTAAATTGCTACTGCTCCCTTGATATGCGGATGTGGGTCGTAGTTTTCCAAAGTAAAATCTTCGAAAGTAAACCCAAATATGTCTCTGATTCCAGGATTGATCTTCATCTGAGGCAAGGGTCGGCATTCGCGGCTCAACTGCAATTCAGCTTGTTCCATATGATTGGAATACAAATGTGCATCGCCCAGTGTGTGCACAAAATCGCCAGGCTCTAGGTCACAAACCTGTGCCACCATCATGGTGAGCAACGCGTATGACGCAATATTGAAAGGCACGCCCAAAAACACATCGGCACTGCGCTGATACAGCTGGCAGCTCAATTTACCATCAGCTACGTAAAACTGAAATAAGGCATGACAGGGAGGCAAGGCCATATTGGAGACTTCGGCCACGTTCCAAGCACTCACGATTAGGCGCCGAGAGTTTGGGTTGTTTTTGATGTCGTGGATCAACTGACTGATCTGATCAATCGTTTCTCCATTAGGTGTAGGCCAGCTTCTCCACTGCACCCCATACACAGGTCCCAGCTCTCCGTTTTCATCAGCCCATTCGTCCCAGATCGATACACCATTGTCTTTCAGGTATTTGATGTTGCTATCCCCTTTCAAAAACCAAAGCAATTCATGGATGATGGATCTGAGGTGTAGTTTTTTGGTTGTTACTACAGGAAATCCTTCAGACAGATCATACCGCATTTGATGACCAAACACACTTTTGGTACCTGTACCTGTACGGTCTCCTTTCTGAACACCCTCGTCCAGAATTCTTTTCATCAAATCGTGATATTGCTTCATGTGGCTTTGATATTATGGGTTCAAACTTGAAGCGATAAAGGTAATTGATACGTTCGAATTGCACCCGCTACTTCGTCAACTTTGCTAAGAAAAAGCAAGTAAGAAAGCAAACGGAAGGTATCGGTCTTTTAATTTATCACTGAGTCTGCTTCGTAGAAATTACTCTTTACGCCCTTGACTCCTGGCACAGCAACAAACAGACTGCCCGCTAGTGGATACTTTGCTTTTTCGTCTGCATTCATATCTACCCTGGCCGAAGTGATCACTAAGGAATCCAAATCGGCTCCCACAAAAGCACAAGAAGTGATATTGTGCGCAGGCACGTTCACTTTGCCAATGAGCGCACCTGTTTGAGGGTTGTACCTGCCTACCATGTTGCCATTCCAAAGCGCAATCCAGAGCATATCCTCTGCGTCTATAGCCATACCATCCGGATAGCCAATCCCCCCTATTTCGATCACAATTCTTTCATTCGAAATTTGCCCAGTTGCTTCGTCGTAGTCGAATGCTTTCACATTTTCATCAGGTGTATTGATGTAGTACATGGTTTTCTTGTCACTAGTCCATACGATACCATTAGAGATCGTCATGCTATCGAGCTGCTGCGTGGCTACCCCATGGTCTATACTATAAAGCGATGCTCTGTAAGCCTTCTGATCCAATCCCATAGACCCAACCCAAAAACGACCAGCAGGATCACACTTTCCATCATTAAATCGGATATTGGCAATCGTATCTTCTGGACTAGCGATAAGCTTCTTCGTTTTCGACATGAAGTCATAGGTATATATACCATCCTGAAGTGCCACTACTGCCTGCCCCAGTGTATTCGGCACGATGGTCCCTATACGCTGTTCTACGCCGTAGGTCTTTTGTTGTTTGGTTTTCACATCAGTAGTAAAAAACTGTTTGCTTTCTATATCGATATGCCAGAATTCACCCGTTTCATGATTCCAGATCGCGCCCTCACCAAGTTCGTTTTCCATTTCTACAAATAGCCCCGCTTCCCATTCGGGAATAGCTGGCTCTGCTGTTGGGCTGGTGCTAGATTCACTTTTTGTTTGACATGCCACTAAGGCATAGCCAAGGCCAAATAGGCAAATGGCATGGTGTAATTTCATTATTAAATATTTTTTTGAAATACGAAGATCTAAAATGCTCGTGTCTATCAAGCGAGGGGTTTGTCACAAATAGGAAGGACAAAGATTACTTTTCCCAAATACTAAAGTCTTTCCCTCTACCTCTACCGATAAGTTCGGACATGTAATAATGCTCAAGGGTATTGATATCTTTCAGTAAAAATTCCTGATCAGATTTGATCTCCACCACTGAAAATTCGAACTGCTCACCATAATTAGTCAGCACATATTTTTTGTTGGTTCGGATATTATCTAGTGCTATACTCATTAGTTAAAATTTCAGTTGGCAATATTACAATATTGTTAAATGTCATGAATTGAATTTAAGAATTATTAGTTTGCATCTAATGATTAGACTCCTAGCATTTGGGCTCTTTTGCCTCATCATCGACCTATCAGCACATGCTCAAAATGGAAATTACGGCATGGGTGCTCGATCTGCAGCTATTGGCGGTTCGTCGATCACTATTGGCGACGAATGGTCGCTCTTCAATAACATAGGTGGGTTGGCCAATTTCGATAAAAAAGCCATTTTCACTTCCTTCAAAAACAAATATGGCATTAGCGAAGTCACCAGTCTAGCACTCGGAGCTACTTACCCTATCGCAGGCGGCACTGCTGGATTGGGCGTATTCAAATTTGGCGACGACCTTTACAATGAGCAACGCGTCAATCTGGGTTTTAGCAACCAGTTTGGCATCGTAAGTCTCGGCTTGAATGTGAGCTACTATCAGCTCAGCATCGAGGGATCTGGCAGTAGAAAGACCATGATGATAGATTTTGGTGGGCGAGCCAAACTTACCGATCAGCTTTACTTTGGTGCTCATGTATCCAACCTCAACCAGGCCAAGCTATCTACCGTCACTGATGAGCGAATTTCTACCATAATGAAAACAGGCTTGAGTTATAGACCCAGCTTAGACCTGATGATCAACGCCGAAGTAGAAAAGATAGTCGATCAGGATGCCGTACTCAAAATAGGGCTCGAATATCAGATCCTAGAGCAACTAAGCTTACGTACTGGATTCCACACACATCCATTCGAAAGTAGTTTTGGTTTGGGTTTTCGTCCGGGTAAACTCAAAGCAGACTATGCCTACAACAACAACCCCGATCTCGGTGGCATTCATGAAATTTCACTCGGATATAGTTTTGGTGAGTGAAGAAACTAGCCTACATAGCTTTGATCTTATACGGCACTACATCAGTAGCCGTAGCACAGCGATTCAACAAGCAAGACATTGATATACAGGAATTTATAGAAGACCTCTATCAAGTACCTGATGAGGACATCAACTACGACGACCTGTATGAGTCGCTGTATCAGCTATACTCCAACCCTATCAACCTTAATGAAACCAACAAAAACGAACTCAACAGCCTTTACCAACTCAACATCGCTCAGATCAACAGTCTCATGGAGTATCTCGACAAAAACGGCCCTATGCTATCTATTTATGAGTTGCAAGTCATAGACGGTTTTGACCGTACTACGATCAACCATCTCATGCCCTTCGTAGAGGTGCGTTCACCAGGAGATCACTCCACCAAAGGACACTTGTTAAAGCGTATCACCACAGAAAAGAATAACTACCTGATCTTACGTACTGAATCGATTATAGAAGATCAAAATGGTTATATCAGAGAGGATTCATCACGCTACCTTGGCTCTCGCCAAAAAATATACGGCCGTTTTCGGTCGAGCCATTCCAAGGATTTTAGTGTGGGTTTGACATTCGAAAAAGATCCTGGCGAACAAATCATCTTTGATCATAATACCAACCAATATGGCTTTGACTACTATTCCTATCACCTGTTTCTTTACGACAAAGGGAATTTTAAGAGTATCGCCGTAGGAGATTATCAAATGCAATTTGGACAAGGGCTGGTACTGGGATCCGGCTTCAATCCTGGCAAGGGGGCTGAAACCATTACGACTGTAAAAAGAGGAAATGCAGGCCTACGCCCCTACACTTCTGCGCTAGAAACCAACTTCATGAGAGGAGCGGCTTTCACTTACACAATCAAAAACCTAGAAATCACTCCATTCTATTCAAGGCTCAAACAAGATGGAATCATCCGATCAGAAGATTTTAATGGAGAATATGAAGAATACATCACCGGCATTCAAGACATTGGCATGCACCGTACCTATTCTGAATTGGCTTCACGCAATGGCATCACCGAAGAAACTGCTGGCATGAACCTGACCTACAACGACTTAAAAAAGAAGAATCTTCAGTTTGGTGCGACCTTTATACACAACAGTTTTTCTGTACCTATCCAAAAGACTCCTAACAACTACAATCAGTTTGAATTCAAAGGCGACAAAAATTATAACATGAGCATATTTGCCAACTACAATTGGCACAATTTTTTGCTTTTCTCAGAGATAGCACGCTCCAAATCAGGCGGCACAGCTATGGTAGGAGGCTTTATGGGTAGTCTCTCCCCCATCGTCTCCATGAGCTTTCTTTATCGAAATTACTCCAAAGATTACCATTCCTTCTATGGGAACTCCTTCGGAGAAGGCTCTAGAAACATCAATGAAATCGGACTGTATTGGGGGCTGAAAGTGACGCCTAGCAAACGAACGTCTTTTGCGGCTTACTATGATAGATTTCAGTTTCCTTGGCTACGTTTTGGGGTCAATGCCCCTTCACAAGGGTACGAATACCTAATCCGAGCAGAATACAGCCCCACTCGTAAAATCAAACTCTATGCACAACTCAGAGAACAGGCCAAAGAGGTGTCTGTGTCTACAGAAGGAGGCAACTTGCATCAACTTAAAAACGGAGTGAAACGCAACTATATAGGCAATTTAGATTTTGCTGCACACGATATATTCCTACTCAAATCGAGAGTACAATTCAGTACTTATGACTTGGCAGGAGAGCAAACGCAAGGCTTAGCAGTCATGCAAGATGTCAATATTAAGATCAATAAATTTACGATTAGCACTCGGTTTGCCATATTCGACACAGAGGACTACGAAAACAGACAATATGTATTTGAAAAGAATCTACTCTATGTCTTTTCAATCAATGCATATGCGTATCAAGGGACACGGAATTATATCATGTTACAGTACAAACCTACCCGAAAACTGACCCTTTGGGCTCGATATGGCCGATTTGACTACCGTCACCAAGATAGCGTGGGTTCGGGAATGGATAAAATAGAGGGAAATACTAAGAGTGATGTGAAATTTCAGATTAGGTATAAATTATAAAAGCCCTGCTTCTCTCAAAACAAGGCTTTTAAACCTTCTTCACGTCTCTCATCATCATCCACACATTTCTCGTACAACTGACAGTTCATTCCTATTCAAAATACCTCCTTTGGCATCGATCATTAAGGCCAATAATTCAGATGGTTTGTCGATCGGAACAATCTCTTCTTGGGCATCAATTTGATTAAACCATTGGAGTACATTTCTTGTGGCTTCTTTTCTAGCAGCTTCTGTGGTCAAGGCATCTTCGATCACCTTCATAGACACTTTTGGATCTTCTATTTTCATGATTAATTTATTTTAATTTCTTATTATATAGTTATACCCAATTATTATTCCAATAGTTTGAATTTAGATCACAAAAAACGTTAAATGGGTGAAATACCTATAGCATTTCTTTGTTGGTCACATCCTTCATATTCGCAACATTCACCCATAAGAATTATCAATCTTTTTCTGTTATTTGAGCGTATAATAGAGGTTTTTGGGTAATTTAACTTTCCCAAATCAGCCTATCAAAAAATGAAAATCATTCACCGAATCCTCAAATTCATTCAAATCGAATCGATCTCTACAGATCAATTCGACAAGGCTATAGGTCTGGCTAAAGAGGATATCCAAATGGAGGTATCTAAGGACGGATCTGTAAGCACAGACGTGCTTGAAAAAATATGTAAGTTATACCCCGAACTCAATCCAATTTGGTTGGTCACAGGCAAAGGTGAAATGCTAATTGATGATTATTATGAAATTGGAAAAGCCATTGAAAATGTAGAATCTCAAGATGGTATCTACAATGTAATCGCGAGCAAAGACGTCGAAATCCAACTACTCAAAGAGCACATCCAAGGACTAAATGAACTGATCAAAGTGAAAAACAAACTTATTGAAGAGTATAGAAATGCATAGCCAATCCTAATTAGCTCCCCCAATCTTCTGATCCATCACTTTTTTCATTTCTTCTTTTTCCTTTTTAAACAGATCCAAAAGATATACCATTTCATTAGGGTTGCGAATCAAATCATAACCCTTTTGAGAAGATTTGTAATTGTATATCTTCCATAACCTCATAGACAATACTCCAGAAACAAAAACAAAGGTCATGATAAATGCCATAAGCCAAGAGGTTTTGGCATACTGCTCTCGCTCAGACTGTTTTTGTTTATAGTTTTGGTACTTGGTCAGAAGCGCTATTTTCATATCCTCATCTTTGAGCCATGCCTGAGTCTCTATCAGTGGTAGCGCCATGTCATTGATCAGCATGGTGTAATACAGCAAGCTATCTGGCTGATTCAATTTTTGGAAGGTTTTTTTCAGCGCCATATTGGTAATGGCCAATTCATTCATCTCCCCTTTTTCACTATTGTACACCAAACTCTTTTTGAAGCAACTCCAAGCTTTTTCGTATTGGCCTTTCTTGTTATAGACCCTACCGAGATTATTGTAGGTCACCCAAAGTTGGTTTTCATTGGTGTTATACTCTAGGGCTTGAGTTAAATAAACTTCTGCTTCTTCAAACTTATCAACTATCAAAAAAGCATTCCCCATATTATTGTATGCCTTCCACATATTATTGGAAGGATTTTGTGACAATGGTGCTAATTCAATTACTTTCTGAAAATGTTCTAAAGCTACTGTATAATTCCCCACTCTTGAGTGTAGGCTACCCATTTCCAAATAATTTTTTATCAAAGAATTATTGTTGTTCAGCTGTTTATTAATCTCTATGGCTTCTAGCAAAAACTCCATCGCTTCATCAAACCTCCCAAGGCTTTTCAAGGACTTCCCAATACCATAATTGTAATATGCCCGATCCTGATAAGTTGCTGCATTGACATGATCTAATGCCATTTGAAAATAAACAAGCCCTTGGTCGTACAATTCTTTTTCATAAAAGATTTGACCGATCTCGTTATACAAGCGAGACTCTATTTTTTCGTCTCCATGCTCTTTGGCTAATTCCAAAGCCATTAAATAATCCTGATATGCCTCTTTGGATTCGTTGTTTAGGTAGTAAATAAAGCCTCTCAGATAATAGGATTTAGCAATCAATATTGACGACCCTAAATCAGGGGC contains the following coding sequences:
- a CDS encoding efflux RND transporter periplasmic adaptor subunit is translated as MAKKNNNNKLIYGLIGGALVLIVFLMIGKKNGWIGERERMQVTMGEAKKVDITEQVSASGMIQPIVEVKISPEVSAEIIELNVEEGDSVAVGDVLIKLKPDNLKSALDRTRASLNQQRANLADAEARLASAQASFNRSELEYNRQKKLHDSKAISNADMELAEANFKIAAQDLKSAEKGVEASKYIVQSAMASVKEANENLMFTTITAPMGGIVSKLGVEKGERVVGTSQMAGTEMMRIADLGHMEVRVDVNENDIVRVSVGNEVEIDVDAYSYLDKKFKGRVTAIANTANEKASPDAVTEFEVKIRILNSSYQDLVANNKVPFRPGMTASVDIVTNTKRGILSVPLGAVTTRVPKVEEEESADDKASKRNREEDLKEVVFVNEDGVAKLRVVKTGISDFDNIEILEGLTESDQVITGPYLAVSKKLEDGELVKGQEDKEEKKKD
- a CDS encoding TolC family protein translates to MNNNRPKWMLALAFASLSISQAWAQDYQYSLDECINIAYEKNLTIQRSELDLKVSEVTKNQSHLERLPDFNMGASYGVSWGRSIDPTTNNFTTQKNNSSNINGRSNLTVFNGMQIHNSIKQAEVNYAASEADLEKAKNDVGMNVATLYLNVIFNQELLANAEYQLNSTNQQLDRTKKMVDAGALPVTNLLDLQAQSASNEVNVINAENSYNLAILNLKQSLLIPSGDPFEIEVPELELQPSETALMTPDEIYKTSEGVMPEIESAELRIVEAELNYKISKGAYSPTLSVSAGFKTIYSSVANRPRDIYDGTVPDTVPIGYLPSTGEKVVSDVNVPNVVDTEDSFPVGEQFKENMEKNVGLNLTIPIFNKLRTRADVQRSMLSKYRAEVASQEVRNQLRQNIETAYNDMVAASKTHTANQKQVEALEEAFRVIENQFNLGAVNFVDYQVANNNLYMAKSDLVRAKFDFIFKQKILDFYLGKPITL
- the sdaAB gene encoding L-serine ammonia-lyase, iron-sulfur-dependent subunit beta, whose protein sequence is MEKSSVFDMIGPVMIGPSSSHTAGVVRIARVAIRLLGGIPDEAEIVFYNSFARTYEGHGSDRAIIAGLLDYKTDDKRIKTSFEEAKKAGLKYKFKSVGNASTRHPNTIQVKLKKGDQVIDMVGESRGGGVVKIVEVNGFTAGFSANLHTIIIEADDVPGSITFITSVIAHDDCNIATMTVSRKGKHDLACQILEMDSGLNEITLQYLRHLKWIKNVIYIPDIDK
- a CDS encoding thymidylate synthase produces the protein MKQYHDLMKRILDEGVQKGDRTGTGTKSVFGHQMRYDLSEGFPVVTTKKLHLRSIIHELLWFLKGDSNIKYLKDNGVSIWDEWADENGELGPVYGVQWRSWPTPNGETIDQISQLIHDIKNNPNSRRLIVSAWNVAEVSNMALPPCHALFQFYVADGKLSCQLYQRSADVFLGVPFNIASYALLTMMVAQVCDLEPGDFVHTLGDAHLYSNHMEQAELQLSRECRPLPQMKINPGIRDIFGFTFEDFTLENYDPHPHIKGAVAI
- a CDS encoding SMP-30/gluconolactonase/LRE family protein, translated to MKLHHAICLFGLGYALVACQTKSESSTSPTAEPAIPEWEAGLFVEMENELGEGAIWNHETGEFWHIDIESKQFFTTDVKTKQQKTYGVEQRIGTIVPNTLGQAVVALQDGIYTYDFMSKTKKLIASPEDTIANIRFNDGKCDPAGRFWVGSMGLDQKAYRASLYSIDHGVATQQLDSMTISNGIVWTSDKKTMYYINTPDENVKAFDYDEATGQISNERIVIEIGGIGYPDGMAIDAEDMLWIALWNGNMVGRYNPQTGALIGKVNVPAHNITSCAFVGADLDSLVITSARVDMNADEKAKYPLAGSLFVAVPGVKGVKSNFYEADSVIN
- a CDS encoding PorV/PorQ family protein, encoding MIRLLAFGLFCLIIDLSAHAQNGNYGMGARSAAIGGSSITIGDEWSLFNNIGGLANFDKKAIFTSFKNKYGISEVTSLALGATYPIAGGTAGLGVFKFGDDLYNEQRVNLGFSNQFGIVSLGLNVSYYQLSIEGSGSRKTMMIDFGGRAKLTDQLYFGAHVSNLNQAKLSTVTDERISTIMKTGLSYRPSLDLMINAEVEKIVDQDAVLKIGLEYQILEQLSLRTGFHTHPFESSFGLGFRPGKLKADYAYNNNPDLGGIHEISLGYSFGE
- a CDS encoding ComEA family DNA-binding protein, whose protein sequence is MKKLAYIALILYGTTSVAVAQRFNKQDIDIQEFIEDLYQVPDEDINYDDLYESLYQLYSNPINLNETNKNELNSLYQLNIAQINSLMEYLDKNGPMLSIYELQVIDGFDRTTINHLMPFVEVRSPGDHSTKGHLLKRITTEKNNYLILRTESIIEDQNGYIREDSSRYLGSRQKIYGRFRSSHSKDFSVGLTFEKDPGEQIIFDHNTNQYGFDYYSYHLFLYDKGNFKSIAVGDYQMQFGQGLVLGSGFNPGKGAETITTVKRGNAGLRPYTSALETNFMRGAAFTYTIKNLEITPFYSRLKQDGIIRSEDFNGEYEEYITGIQDIGMHRTYSELASRNGITEETAGMNLTYNDLKKKNLQFGATFIHNSFSVPIQKTPNNYNQFEFKGDKNYNMSIFANYNWHNFLLFSEIARSKSGGTAMVGGFMGSLSPIVSMSFLYRNYSKDYHSFYGNSFGEGSRNINEIGLYWGLKVTPSKRTSFAAYYDRFQFPWLRFGVNAPSQGYEYLIRAEYSPTRKIKLYAQLREQAKEVSVSTEGGNLHQLKNGVKRNYIGNLDFAAHDIFLLKSRVQFSTYDLAGEQTQGLAVMQDVNIKINKFTISTRFAIFDTEDYENRQYVFEKNLLYVFSINAYAYQGTRNYIMLQYKPTRKLTLWARYGRFDYRHQDSVGSGMDKIEGNTKSDVKFQIRYKL
- a CDS encoding tetratricopeptide repeat protein, translating into MFIISCDDTVEVNTQTLYDEAADLYREGQYEASKQKIDLLLDAPDLGSSILIAKSYYLRGFIYYLNNESKEAYQDYLMALELAKEHGDEKIESRLYNEIGQIFYEKELYDQGLVYFQMALDHVNAATYQDRAYYNYGIGKSLKSLGRFDEAMEFLLEAIEINKQLNNNNSLIKNYLEMGSLHSRVGNYTVALEHFQKVIELAPLSQNPSNNMWKAYNNMGNAFLIVDKFEEAEVYLTQALEYNTNENQLWVTYNNLGRVYNKKGQYEKAWSCFKKSLVYNSEKGEMNELAITNMALKKTFQKLNQPDSLLYYTMLINDMALPLIETQAWLKDEDMKIALLTKYQNYKQKQSEREQYAKTSWLMAFIMTFVFVSGVLSMRLWKIYNYKSSQKGYDLIRNPNEMVYLLDLFKKEKEEMKKVMDQKIGGAN